Proteins encoded within one genomic window of Mycoplasma phocoenae:
- the phnC gene encoding phosphonate ABC transporter ATP-binding protein — protein sequence MNKQQLNKDLIVTDWNIDWKNVDKIYPNGKKGLTQVNLSIKQGEFVAIIGLSGAGKTTLLKTVNKINEISGGKLTVGPYDVSELKGKKLRQFRSKVGIVFQGYNLIQNISVFQNVLAAKLPQMNPIRALLGIYKKEDIQFAYKCLSKVNILENSYDLAKDLSGGQMQRVALARTLVQEPKIILADEPVGALDPIMAKSVMDGFLLVNKMDKITILANLHHVDLALQYADRIIGVKEGKIIFDGTWDSVDLNVLKNIYGEELEQFDEQQFAETKRKRQTIQKEISESIANYKG from the coding sequence ATGAATAAACAACAATTAAACAAAGATTTAATTGTCACAGACTGAAATATCGACTGAAAAAACGTTGATAAAATATACCCTAATGGAAAAAAAGGATTGACGCAAGTCAATCTTTCTATTAAACAAGGCGAATTTGTGGCAATTATCGGATTATCAGGAGCAGGTAAAACCACTTTATTAAAAACTGTTAATAAAATTAATGAGATATCAGGTGGGAAATTAACTGTCGGACCTTATGATGTTTCTGAATTGAAAGGTAAAAAATTAAGACAATTTCGTTCAAAGGTGGGAATTGTTTTTCAAGGATATAATTTAATTCAAAACATTTCAGTGTTTCAAAACGTTTTAGCAGCTAAACTACCGCAAATGAATCCTATTAGAGCATTGTTAGGAATTTATAAAAAAGAAGATATCCAATTTGCTTATAAATGTTTATCAAAAGTAAACATTTTAGAGAATTCATACGATCTGGCTAAAGATCTGTCAGGAGGGCAAATGCAACGTGTTGCTCTAGCAAGAACTTTAGTACAAGAACCAAAAATAATACTAGCCGACGAGCCGGTTGGTGCTTTAGATCCAATCATGGCTAAAAGTGTAATGGATGGTTTTTTATTAGTTAACAAAATGGATAAAATAACCATATTAGCGAATTTACATCACGTAGATTTAGCATTACAATATGCTGATCGTATTATTGGTGTTAAAGAAGGGAAAATTATTTTCGATGGTACTTGAGATTCAGTAGATTTAAACGTTTTAAAAAACATTTACGGTGAAGAATTAGAGCAATTTGACGAACAACAATTTGCAGAAACAAAACGTAAAAGACAAACCATTCAAAAAGAAATTTCTGAAAGTATAGCAAATTACAAAGGTTAA
- a CDS encoding PhnE/PtxC family ABC transporter permease, with protein sequence MKKIELTLTKYWHNILYFFQPKFIDVNGQKVIKKFPFFSVISWIVSIILFIVLLAKLNPDFTNIKLFVKDLKEFFNVGVNAQIGSNSDITPLDTFVKSLSLLWKTIVYSVIGTIFGILISIPMALLSSKNFVKSPLIYMPTRAIMSIIRAVPPLIIAYIFYFVVSPGLAAAFAVAIFVASLMAKWLYEDLDTYDVSSFYGLQSIGNNKIISFKKAILPYLSRRIVSYGFYSFEMVVRFAAILSIVGISTIGQLMADEYAVPYNYSHLSIVIWVLVSFMIIIELFNWVIKKYILNHTPKHVIFASDCTYEEKLRQLKKQKPKTIYLKTFIGILILVLFIASTLFIDFELANEVKLNYFKTSVPKLFSPDWSLITNWSETGLSDNPIYLAFEALAISIISATIGLLFSLILGILASKRISGFVPSLFFKLLIIVLRAVPAFTFVLIFLKIQQNSIIWAGTLALGIHSIGMLGKLITESVDKIDNQIFDSLNSVGMTRWQKIKIGVLKEIMPQTLSNFLYRIEINFKSSVVIGAVGACPFGQQIIIYSSDTDNWNRLSSYLLVTIVILLIIEQLSNVLRNKILNGYFFDQNTWIKKMLLKNKFIHSLAISKVNKYNFRPEEKHSDIVITQFNKKMLLQHLNINKFDELMEQEWQYNELLLNNKNVRKQIKITKQSIKNELKTFKKSYCKKYNINTMFKKYQVFKKIAYLNRRNTSAINKFFEGQIIHA encoded by the coding sequence ATGAAAAAAATTGAGTTAACCCTTACTAAATATTGACACAATATTTTATATTTTTTCCAACCAAAATTTATTGATGTCAACGGTCAAAAAGTAATTAAAAAATTTCCATTTTTTTCAGTAATATCTTGAATAGTAAGCATAATATTATTTATTGTTTTACTGGCTAAATTAAATCCGGATTTTACAAATATTAAATTGTTTGTAAAAGATTTAAAAGAGTTTTTTAATGTCGGTGTTAATGCACAAATTGGTTCTAATTCAGACATTACACCACTCGATACTTTTGTTAAAAGTTTATCATTATTATGAAAAACGATAGTTTACTCAGTTATAGGTACAATATTTGGTATTTTAATATCAATACCAATGGCCTTATTGAGTTCGAAAAATTTTGTTAAATCACCTTTAATTTATATGCCTACTCGCGCTATTATGTCAATAATAAGGGCAGTTCCACCATTGATTATTGCTTACATATTTTACTTTGTGGTATCGCCGGGTTTAGCAGCAGCATTCGCGGTAGCAATATTTGTGGCTTCATTAATGGCAAAATGATTATATGAAGATTTAGATACTTATGATGTGAGTTCATTTTATGGTCTTCAATCTATTGGAAATAATAAAATAATTTCATTCAAAAAAGCAATATTGCCATATCTATCAAGACGTATAGTGTCATATGGTTTTTATTCATTTGAAATGGTTGTGCGTTTTGCAGCTATATTGAGTATTGTTGGTATTTCCACAATTGGTCAATTAATGGCTGATGAGTATGCTGTACCATATAATTATTCACATCTTTCAATTGTTATATGAGTACTTGTATCATTTATGATTATTATCGAATTATTCAATTGAGTGATAAAAAAATACATATTAAATCATACACCAAAACACGTCATTTTTGCAAGCGACTGTACTTATGAAGAAAAGTTAAGACAATTAAAAAAACAAAAACCCAAAACTATTTATTTAAAAACATTTATAGGTATTTTGATATTAGTTTTATTCATTGCTTCTACATTATTTATAGATTTCGAATTAGCTAATGAAGTAAAACTGAATTATTTTAAAACCTCAGTACCTAAGTTATTCAGCCCTGATTGATCATTAATTACTAACTGAAGTGAAACCGGACTATCAGATAACCCAATTTATTTAGCGTTTGAAGCACTTGCCATTTCTATAATCTCTGCAACGATCGGATTATTATTTTCATTAATTTTAGGAATATTAGCTTCAAAAAGAATATCAGGTTTTGTTCCATCATTATTCTTTAAGTTATTAATTATTGTTTTGAGAGCAGTGCCAGCTTTTACATTTGTATTGATTTTTTTAAAAATCCAACAAAATTCAATTATATGAGCCGGTACACTGGCATTGGGTATTCACTCAATTGGTATGCTTGGAAAACTAATTACTGAATCAGTAGATAAAATAGATAATCAAATATTCGATTCTTTAAATTCAGTAGGTATGACTAGATGACAAAAAATTAAAATCGGTGTATTAAAGGAAATAATGCCTCAAACGTTATCTAACTTTTTATACCGTATTGAAATAAATTTTAAATCGTCAGTAGTTATTGGTGCTGTTGGTGCTTGTCCGTTTGGACAACAAATAATAATATACTCATCTGATACAGATAACTGAAATAGGCTTTCTTCTTATTTATTGGTAACAATTGTCATATTATTAATTATTGAACAATTGTCAAACGTATTAAGAAATAAAATTTTAAATGGATATTTCTTCGATCAAAACACTTGAATCAAAAAAATGTTATTAAAGAACAAATTCATTCATTCGTTAGCCATTTCTAAAGTAAACAAATATAATTTCAGACCTGAAGAAAAACATTCAGACATTGTCATAACTCAATTTAATAAAAAAATGCTGTTACAACATTTAAACATTAATAAATTCGATGAATTAATGGAACAGGAATGACAATATAATGAATTGTTATTAAACAATAAAAATGTGCGAAAACAAATTAAAATAACTAAACAAAGCATTAAAAACGAATTAAAAACATTCAAAAAATCATATTGCAAAAAATATAATATCAATACAATGTTTAAAAAATATCAAGTGTTTAAAAAAATAGCTTATTTAAACAGACGTAATACTTCAGCAATAAATAAATTTTTCGAAGGACAAATAATACATGCTTAA